A window of Ictidomys tridecemlineatus isolate mIctTri1 chromosome 1, mIctTri1.hap1, whole genome shotgun sequence contains these coding sequences:
- the Cuzd1 gene encoding CUB and zona pellucida-like domain-containing protein 1 isoform X2 has product MKPDGCETERYKSLLASGAAWPLINMEVAGRLIVSALLIASSLAELNSTEPQGRSTCTASLGGANLAETHKALILKLNAAENCTWTIERPENKSIRIIFSHVQLDPDGMCESENIQVFDGNSTNGPLLGKICSKNDFVPVFESSYNTLTFQILTDSTRIQRSVFVFYYFFPSGTSISNCGGYLEAMEGSFTSPNYPKPHPELAYCVWHIHVEKGYKIKLSFKEIFLEVDQHCRFDFIAVYDGSSTNSGLMGQVCGRGTPTFESSSDSLTVVLSTDYANSYRGFSASYTSIYAENVNTTSLTCASDKMRVIINKSYLASFGYNENNLQLNDPTCRPKVSNVVEFAIPLDECGTIKRVEDHSITYTNIITFTASPTSAVITRQKHLQIVVKCEMEHNSTVEMMYITEDDVIQNQIALGKYNTSMALFESDLFENPILESPYYVDLNQTLFVQVSLHTSDPNLVVFLDTCRASPTYDFASPIYDLIKSGCGRDETCKVYPLLRHYGRFQFSAFKFLRSLSSVYLQCTVLICDSSDHQSRCSQGCVSRRKRDTSSYKWKADSILGPIRLKRDRSASGNSELLHQTHADKTQSQPFDRLHLFSFVVLALNAVIVATIAAKRFVNQRMEYKYQRLQHH; this is encoded by the exons ATGAAACCAGATGGTTGCGAAACAGAGAGATATAAAAGCCTGCTAGCCTCAGGGGCTGCCTGGCCCCTTATAAACATGGAGGTTGCAGGAAGACTCATTGTTTCGGCTCTTTTAATTGCCTCCAGTTTGGCAGAGTTGAATTCAACGGAGCCTCAAG GCAGATCAACCTGCACTGCCAGTCTGGGAGGAGCCAATCTGGCAGAGACCCACAAAGCCCTGATCCTGAAACTCAATGCTGCTGAGAACTGCACTTGGACCATAGAGAGACCAGAAAACAAGAGCATCAGAATCATCTTCTCCCACGTCCA GCTGGATCCAGATGGAATGTGCGAAAGTGAAAACATTCAAGTCTTTGATGGAAACTCTACCAATGGGCCTCTGCTGGGGAAAATCTGCAGTAAAAACGACTTTGTTCCTGTCTTTGAATCATCGTACAATACACTGACATTTCAAATACTCACAGACTCCACAAGAATCCAAAGATCTGTCTTTGTTTTCTACTACTTCTTTCCTTCTGGCACCT CTATTTCCAACTGTGGTGGTTACCTGGAGGCTATGGAAGGATCCTTCACCAGCCCCAATTACCCAAAGCCGCACCCAGAGCTGGCTTATTGTGTGTGGCACATACACGTAGAGAAAGGTTATAAGATAAAACTAAGCTTCAAAGAGATTTT CCTGGAAGTCGATCAGCACTGCAGGTTTGATTTTATCGCTGTCTATGATGGCTCCTCCACCAACTCTGGCCTAATGGGACAAGTCTGTGGTCGCGGGACACCCACTTTTGAGTCTTCTTCAGACTCTTTGACGGTTGTGCTCTCTACGGATTATGCCAACTCCTACCGGGGCTTTTCTGCTTCCTACACTTCAATTTATGCAGAAAATGTCAACACTA CATCTTTAACTTGTGCCTCTGACAAGATGAGAGTCATCATAAACAAATCCTACCTGGCGTCATTTGGCTATAATGAGAATAACTTACAACTAAATGACCCAACTTGCAGACCCAAAGTATCAAACGTTGTGGAATTTGCTATTCCTCTGGATGAATGTGGTACAATCAAAAGG GTAGAAGACCATTCAATTACTTACACCAATATAATCACTTTCACTGCATCTCCGACTTCGGCAGTGATCACTCGCCAGAAACACCTCCAGATTGTTGTGAAGTGTGAAATGGAACATAATTCTACCGTGGAGATGATGTACATAACAGAAGATGATGTTATACAAAATCAAATTGCACTGGGCAAATACAACACAAGCATGGCTCTTTTTGAGTCTGATTTATTTGAAAATCCCATACTTGAGTCACCGTATTATGTGGATCTGAACCAAACACTTTTCGTTCAAGTCAGTCTGCACACCTCAGACCCAAACTTGGTGGTGTTTCTGGATACCTGTAGAGCATCTCCCACATACGACTTTGCATCTCCAATCTATGACTTAATCAAGAGTGG ATGTGGTCGAGATGAGACTTGCAAGGTGTATCCCTTACTGAGACACTATGGAAGGTTCCAGTTTAGTGCCTTTAAATTCTTGAGAAGTCTGAGCTCTGTGTATCTGCAGTGTACAGTTTTGATATGTGATAGTAGTGATCATCAGTCTCGCTGCAGTCAAGGCTGTGTCTCTAGAAGGAAGCGAGATACTTCTTCATACAAGTGGAAGGCCGACTCCATCTTGGGACCAATTCGTCTGAAAAGGGATCGCAGTGCGAGTGGAAATTCAG AACTTCTGCATCAAACACATGCAGACAAAACTCAGAGCCAGCCTTTTGACCGTCTGCATCTGTTTTCATTTGTGGTTCTTGCTCTGAATGCAGTGATTGTGGCTACAATTGCAGCAAAGCGTTTTGTAAATCAACGGATGGAATACAAATACCAGAGGTTGCAGCACCATTGA
- the LOC101959684 gene encoding protein FAM24A → MGSLARQKTFTKFLLHPDKHKTSSSQEDSEGSMFKSFDLRTIIMFAIGSGILAAMLMLIGLVLCLYVKLSKALKAAKECCSNKFQSKGNPPKGITETSPALQCCDECSMYTDYDSLPPCLCGTNEGL, encoded by the exons ATGGGCAGCCTAGCAAGACAGAAAACTTTTACGAAGTTTCTGCTGCATCCTGACAAACACAAG ACTTCATCCAGCCAAGAAGACTCAGAAGGTA GTATGTTTAAGTCTTTTGACCTCCGCACGATAATTATGTTCGCCATTGGTAGCGGGATCCTGGCGGCCATGCTCATGCTGATAGGACTGGTCCTCTGTCTTTACGTCAAACTCTCCAAGGCACTGAA AGCTGCAAAGGAATGCTGTTCAAACAAGTTCCAGAGTAAGGGAAACCCACCTAAAGGCATCACCGAGACTTCTCCTGCCCTCCAGTGCTGTGATGAATGTAGCATGTATACAGATTATGATTCCCTGCCACCTTGCCTTTGTGGCACAAATGAGGGACTCTGA
- the Cuzd1 gene encoding CUB and zona pellucida-like domain-containing protein 1 isoform X1, translated as MKRGSLSILNSFIGTLLLKVLKSVIVKTSGEGRSTCTASLGGANLAETHKALILKLNAAENCTWTIERPENKSIRIIFSHVQLDPDGMCESENIQVFDGNSTNGPLLGKICSKNDFVPVFESSYNTLTFQILTDSTRIQRSVFVFYYFFPSGTSISNCGGYLEAMEGSFTSPNYPKPHPELAYCVWHIHVEKGYKIKLSFKEIFLEVDQHCRFDFIAVYDGSSTNSGLMGQVCGRGTPTFESSSDSLTVVLSTDYANSYRGFSASYTSIYAENVNTTSLTCASDKMRVIINKSYLASFGYNENNLQLNDPTCRPKVSNVVEFAIPLDECGTIKRVEDHSITYTNIITFTASPTSAVITRQKHLQIVVKCEMEHNSTVEMMYITEDDVIQNQIALGKYNTSMALFESDLFENPILESPYYVDLNQTLFVQVSLHTSDPNLVVFLDTCRASPTYDFASPIYDLIKSGCGRDETCKVYPLLRHYGRFQFSAFKFLRSLSSVYLQCTVLICDSSDHQSRCSQGCVSRRKRDTSSYKWKADSILGPIRLKRDRSASGNSELLHQTHADKTQSQPFDRLHLFSFVVLALNAVIVATIAAKRFVNQRMEYKYQRLQHH; from the exons GCAGATCAACCTGCACTGCCAGTCTGGGAGGAGCCAATCTGGCAGAGACCCACAAAGCCCTGATCCTGAAACTCAATGCTGCTGAGAACTGCACTTGGACCATAGAGAGACCAGAAAACAAGAGCATCAGAATCATCTTCTCCCACGTCCA GCTGGATCCAGATGGAATGTGCGAAAGTGAAAACATTCAAGTCTTTGATGGAAACTCTACCAATGGGCCTCTGCTGGGGAAAATCTGCAGTAAAAACGACTTTGTTCCTGTCTTTGAATCATCGTACAATACACTGACATTTCAAATACTCACAGACTCCACAAGAATCCAAAGATCTGTCTTTGTTTTCTACTACTTCTTTCCTTCTGGCACCT CTATTTCCAACTGTGGTGGTTACCTGGAGGCTATGGAAGGATCCTTCACCAGCCCCAATTACCCAAAGCCGCACCCAGAGCTGGCTTATTGTGTGTGGCACATACACGTAGAGAAAGGTTATAAGATAAAACTAAGCTTCAAAGAGATTTT CCTGGAAGTCGATCAGCACTGCAGGTTTGATTTTATCGCTGTCTATGATGGCTCCTCCACCAACTCTGGCCTAATGGGACAAGTCTGTGGTCGCGGGACACCCACTTTTGAGTCTTCTTCAGACTCTTTGACGGTTGTGCTCTCTACGGATTATGCCAACTCCTACCGGGGCTTTTCTGCTTCCTACACTTCAATTTATGCAGAAAATGTCAACACTA CATCTTTAACTTGTGCCTCTGACAAGATGAGAGTCATCATAAACAAATCCTACCTGGCGTCATTTGGCTATAATGAGAATAACTTACAACTAAATGACCCAACTTGCAGACCCAAAGTATCAAACGTTGTGGAATTTGCTATTCCTCTGGATGAATGTGGTACAATCAAAAGG GTAGAAGACCATTCAATTACTTACACCAATATAATCACTTTCACTGCATCTCCGACTTCGGCAGTGATCACTCGCCAGAAACACCTCCAGATTGTTGTGAAGTGTGAAATGGAACATAATTCTACCGTGGAGATGATGTACATAACAGAAGATGATGTTATACAAAATCAAATTGCACTGGGCAAATACAACACAAGCATGGCTCTTTTTGAGTCTGATTTATTTGAAAATCCCATACTTGAGTCACCGTATTATGTGGATCTGAACCAAACACTTTTCGTTCAAGTCAGTCTGCACACCTCAGACCCAAACTTGGTGGTGTTTCTGGATACCTGTAGAGCATCTCCCACATACGACTTTGCATCTCCAATCTATGACTTAATCAAGAGTGG ATGTGGTCGAGATGAGACTTGCAAGGTGTATCCCTTACTGAGACACTATGGAAGGTTCCAGTTTAGTGCCTTTAAATTCTTGAGAAGTCTGAGCTCTGTGTATCTGCAGTGTACAGTTTTGATATGTGATAGTAGTGATCATCAGTCTCGCTGCAGTCAAGGCTGTGTCTCTAGAAGGAAGCGAGATACTTCTTCATACAAGTGGAAGGCCGACTCCATCTTGGGACCAATTCGTCTGAAAAGGGATCGCAGTGCGAGTGGAAATTCAG AACTTCTGCATCAAACACATGCAGACAAAACTCAGAGCCAGCCTTTTGACCGTCTGCATCTGTTTTCATTTGTGGTTCTTGCTCTGAATGCAGTGATTGTGGCTACAATTGCAGCAAAGCGTTTTGTAAATCAACGGATGGAATACAAATACCAGAGGTTGCAGCACCATTGA